In Actinoplanes derwentensis, the following proteins share a genomic window:
- a CDS encoding aspartate aminotransferase family protein, with amino-acid sequence MADSFWSDAERHLVRYSGAGRFVPEIIERAEGSFVYTADGRRLLDFTSGQMSAILGHSHPAVVDTVQRQVATLDHLFSGMLSRPVVDLARRLAGTLPDPLEKVLLLTTGAESNEAAIRMAKLVTGGHEIISFARSWHGMTQAAVGATYSSGRKGYGPAAPGNFAIPTPNAYRPDFTTADGELDWRRQLDFAFDLFDAQSVGALAACIVEPILSSGGVIDLPPGYLAELRDRVHARGGLLILDEAQTGLCRTGEWYAFQRDGVVPDIITLSKTLGAGLPLAAVVTSAEIEQAAHDRGFLFFTTHVSDPLVAAVGNTVLDVLESEKLDTRAAELGTYLRKGLLDLAQKHETIGDVRGRGLLVGLELVLDRETRQPADELGTAITRRCLELGLHMNVVQLPAMGGVFRIAPALTSTTAELDLGLEILDQAISEELKR; translated from the coding sequence ATGGCTGATTCCTTCTGGTCCGACGCCGAGCGTCACCTGGTCCGCTACTCCGGTGCCGGCCGTTTCGTGCCGGAGATCATCGAGCGTGCCGAGGGCAGTTTCGTCTACACCGCCGACGGCCGCCGTCTGCTGGACTTCACGTCGGGGCAGATGAGCGCGATCCTCGGTCATTCGCATCCGGCCGTCGTCGACACGGTCCAGCGCCAGGTCGCCACCTTGGATCACCTGTTCAGCGGCATGCTCAGCCGCCCGGTCGTCGACCTGGCCCGCCGTCTGGCCGGCACCCTGCCGGATCCGCTGGAGAAGGTGCTGCTGCTCACCACCGGCGCCGAGTCGAACGAGGCCGCGATCCGGATGGCGAAGCTGGTCACCGGCGGGCACGAGATCATCTCGTTCGCGCGGTCCTGGCACGGCATGACGCAGGCGGCAGTGGGCGCCACCTACAGCTCGGGGCGTAAGGGGTACGGCCCGGCCGCGCCCGGCAACTTCGCCATCCCCACACCGAACGCCTACCGACCCGACTTCACCACCGCCGACGGCGAACTGGACTGGCGGCGTCAGCTCGATTTCGCGTTCGATCTTTTCGATGCCCAGTCGGTGGGCGCACTGGCCGCTTGCATCGTCGAGCCGATCCTCAGTTCCGGAGGCGTCATCGATCTGCCGCCGGGTTACCTGGCGGAGCTGCGGGACCGGGTGCATGCCCGGGGTGGCCTGCTGATCCTGGACGAGGCGCAGACCGGGTTGTGCCGGACCGGCGAGTGGTACGCGTTCCAGCGTGACGGCGTCGTCCCGGACATCATCACGCTCTCCAAGACCCTCGGCGCCGGTCTGCCCCTGGCGGCGGTGGTGACAAGTGCGGAGATCGAGCAGGCCGCCCACGACCGCGGTTTCCTCTTCTTCACCACGCACGTCTCGGATCCGCTGGTCGCCGCGGTCGGCAACACCGTCCTGGACGTGCTGGAGTCGGAAAAGCTGGACACTCGGGCGGCAGAGCTGGGCACGTACCTCCGCAAGGGTCTGCTCGATCTTGCGCAGAAACACGAGACCATCGGCGACGTACGAGGCCGCGGGCTGCTCGTCGGTCTGGAGCTGGTCCTCGATCGCGAGACCAGGCAGCCGGCCGACGAGCTGGGCACCGCGATCACCCGCCGCTGCCTGGAGCTGGGCCTGCACATGAACGTGGTCCAGCTCCCGGCGATGGGTGGCGTCTTCCGGATCGCCCCGGCACTGACGTCGACAACCGCCGAACTGGACCTCGGACTGGAGATCCTGGATCAGGCGATCAGCGAGGAACTCAAACGTTAG